The following are from one region of the Alicyclobacillus fastidiosus genome:
- a CDS encoding class II aldolase/adducin family protein, whose amino-acid sequence MDEKNAVDYEMKLHVAKSIRMLDYVGLLDMNGHVSLRVPGEETFLINSRKASRASVTVGHIVRCDLDGRLVAGEDEPPSEVHIHAAIYQARSDVSSVVHSHPHWQTVLGIAGIDVKPVFGIGAFVDHIETYELSSLINTPEMGAEIAQLLKESFAVHLRHHGSVVVGDNVESAFARSVFMEENAKKQYFASLLDANHWVLEGENLERTRRTTWSPSIVQKVWTYYEEKAGRVGALDQVATS is encoded by the coding sequence ATGGACGAGAAGAATGCGGTTGACTACGAAATGAAGTTACATGTGGCCAAGTCGATTCGAATGTTGGATTACGTTGGATTGCTCGATATGAACGGGCACGTAAGCCTCAGAGTGCCGGGGGAAGAAACCTTTTTGATCAACAGCCGGAAGGCGAGCCGCGCATCGGTGACTGTCGGCCACATCGTCCGTTGCGATTTAGACGGCCGTCTGGTCGCTGGCGAGGACGAACCGCCGAGCGAGGTTCACATTCACGCGGCCATCTATCAGGCGAGATCGGATGTATCGTCGGTTGTTCACAGTCATCCGCATTGGCAAACGGTACTGGGGATCGCCGGGATCGACGTAAAACCAGTGTTTGGCATCGGCGCGTTTGTGGATCACATCGAAACGTACGAATTGTCGAGTCTTATCAACACGCCGGAGATGGGGGCGGAAATCGCCCAGCTTTTGAAGGAGTCGTTTGCGGTACACCTGCGCCATCACGGAAGTGTCGTCGTCGGAGATAACGTGGAATCCGCTTTTGCACGCTCGGTTTTTATGGAAGAGAATGCTAAGAAACAGTATTTCGCCTCGTTGCTAGACGCAAATCACTGGGTATTGGAAGGCGAAAATCTCGAGCGGACGAGGCGTACCACGTGGTCCCCGAGCATCGTGCAAAAGGTGTGGACGTACTACGAGGAGAAAGCGGGTAGAGTTGGTGCGCTAGACCAGGTGGCAACATCGTGA
- a CDS encoding class II aldolase/adducin family protein, whose amino-acid sequence MLNEASVREKLAVACRILAMEGLVDEILGHVSVRIPDTNEMLIRCRGPHECGVAFTQADAIQRVTLAGEGAEAGYHVPKELSIHSELYKARPDVTCVVHAHPPEALVCGIAELDFRPVFGSFNIPAMRLALEGIPVFEHSYLVTRPDLAKPFVEAMGDKDVCVMRGHGITVTGRSVEDAVVRALNFNTLAKVTLQVAQTGRQARVITEEDIRELPDLGHTFNQEWVWRYYEHKLKRWERA is encoded by the coding sequence GTGTTGAACGAAGCGTCGGTGCGTGAAAAGTTGGCGGTAGCTTGTCGGATTCTTGCCATGGAAGGATTGGTCGATGAAATTCTTGGACACGTCAGCGTCCGCATCCCGGATACGAATGAGATGCTGATCCGTTGTCGCGGACCGCACGAATGTGGCGTGGCTTTCACGCAAGCGGATGCTATTCAGCGGGTTACATTGGCAGGGGAAGGCGCAGAGGCTGGGTATCACGTCCCGAAGGAACTCTCCATTCACTCCGAACTATATAAAGCACGGCCTGATGTAACGTGTGTCGTGCACGCACATCCACCAGAAGCGCTGGTCTGTGGCATCGCAGAGCTCGACTTTCGGCCGGTCTTCGGCTCTTTTAACATTCCCGCCATGCGGCTCGCGCTGGAGGGAATTCCTGTCTTCGAGCACTCGTATCTGGTTACGCGTCCGGACTTGGCGAAACCGTTCGTCGAGGCGATGGGGGACAAAGACGTCTGCGTCATGCGAGGGCATGGTATCACCGTCACCGGTCGTTCGGTCGAGGATGCAGTGGTGCGGGCGCTGAATTTCAATACGCTCGCGAAGGTCACTTTGCAAGTCGCACAAACGGGCCGTCAGGCTCGGGTCATTACGGAAGAAGATATCAGAGAGCTGCCGGACCTCGGACACACGTTCAATCAGGAGTGGGTGTGGCGCTATTATGAGCATAAGTTGAAGCGATGGGAACGAGCCTGA
- a CDS encoding MFS transporter, producing MSSSSNTKRRPLLKDFQVPESSVWKLSGAHVLNDLMTTGLVPALLPLYKAAFHLSYIETTLIVLVSYITSSIIQPISGLITDRHPFVWLLPIGVFCTCFGLAISGIVPNYALLMGCIALSGFGSGTFHPEASRATNLAAGENRGLTQSIFQVGGNLGQAVGPLMMPLFIITLGLHGLLWFLIAAVLAFLLTWWVLPRYKQQIRKGEAKKTVAEGKRGRLGIILLVLVVAIRSWAQIGIVSFLPFYYLEQHIPLGTGDLMTFVFLFAGAIGTLIGGTISDRIGRKWLLMGSMILTIPFAWLLPTMHGLNAGVDLFFFGFFILSSFAVTVVYGQMMLPNNIGLASGLMIGFGVGAGGIGATFMGWIADHYAVSTVLDIIAILPIIAAIITFFLPNDKKLVRLRLK from the coding sequence ATGAGTTCATCCTCAAATACAAAGCGGCGTCCTTTATTAAAGGATTTTCAAGTACCAGAGAGTAGTGTGTGGAAATTGTCTGGTGCTCACGTGTTAAATGACTTGATGACCACAGGACTTGTTCCCGCCTTGTTGCCATTGTATAAAGCAGCCTTTCATCTTTCCTATATAGAGACAACCTTAATCGTTTTAGTATCGTACATCACTTCTTCCATCATTCAGCCCATTTCTGGTTTGATCACGGATCGTCATCCGTTTGTTTGGCTTCTACCCATTGGAGTTTTCTGTACCTGTTTCGGTCTGGCGATAAGCGGTATTGTTCCAAATTATGCATTACTGATGGGATGCATTGCTCTATCCGGATTCGGATCGGGTACTTTTCACCCAGAAGCCTCACGCGCGACGAATCTCGCCGCAGGGGAGAACAGGGGATTGACGCAGTCCATTTTTCAAGTAGGAGGAAACTTAGGTCAGGCAGTTGGCCCTTTAATGATGCCACTTTTTATCATTACTTTGGGCTTACACGGATTGCTGTGGTTTCTAATTGCTGCTGTCCTTGCCTTTCTGCTCACTTGGTGGGTACTCCCGCGATATAAACAGCAAATACGGAAAGGCGAAGCAAAAAAAACCGTCGCAGAAGGGAAACGAGGCCGCCTCGGGATTATTCTACTCGTCCTCGTCGTGGCCATCCGCTCGTGGGCTCAAATTGGAATTGTGAGTTTTTTGCCGTTCTATTATTTAGAACAACACATTCCACTGGGTACAGGAGATTTGATGACCTTTGTGTTCCTTTTCGCAGGGGCGATAGGTACACTCATCGGAGGAACCATTTCGGACAGAATCGGACGCAAATGGTTGCTTATGGGATCGATGATTCTAACCATTCCCTTCGCTTGGTTGTTGCCCACCATGCATGGTCTCAACGCTGGTGTTGACTTGTTCTTCTTTGGGTTTTTCATCCTGTCATCCTTCGCGGTAACAGTCGTTTACGGCCAGATGATGTTGCCAAACAACATCGGTTTAGCTTCGGGGTTAATGATTGGTTTCGGTGTTGGAGCCGGTGGAATCGGAGCCACTTTCATGGGATGGATAGCAGACCATTACGCCGTCTCAACAGTGTTGGATATCATCGCCATATTACCGATCATTGCAGCGATCATTACGTTCTTTCTGCCAAACGATAAAAAGCTGGTACGCTTGAGGCTCAAATAA
- a CDS encoding MFS transporter — MANPQVGLVEPAHDIASRRTTIRWSHITTTLAVMWIIGVIDKIGVAVIATNKPFLQDMHLDGHNGLIGSLTSALLFSYGIGFFMWGWLTDRFGPKRCAIVGLSAWGLSTFIAALAPNFSVLFVSRILLGFSEAFLWPVSNSLTARWFPLSERGRAKSIWINGVSIGSAIAGFVVTALISAFEWRGVFWFLTLAALLICLPMVAFFTADTPHKHSRVSKAELSHIRAQQLSVNAVASPSRTLSTLNYWLVVIAFTGNILAVYGLGSWFPSYMAVSKHFSPTLTSTYMLITWGVSILMMFWIGAYTDRTQKKAYWIIIGFLVACVFLAVSIENGSPVVDALLVGGAIAFIQAFTTPMLHGLLHDMSPTEHIGRNTGIMTGLANMVAAFGPAIMGALITTGAGSYRTAFVFLVICFVISAICSAILVVRGK; from the coding sequence GTGGCGAATCCACAAGTCGGTCTCGTAGAGCCCGCACACGATATCGCAAGTAGACGTACGACAATCCGCTGGTCGCACATTACCACGACGCTGGCCGTGATGTGGATCATCGGCGTGATCGACAAAATTGGCGTCGCCGTCATCGCCACGAACAAACCGTTTTTGCAAGACATGCATCTGGATGGGCACAACGGACTGATTGGGAGTCTGACTTCTGCACTACTATTTTCCTATGGCATCGGATTCTTCATGTGGGGATGGCTCACCGATCGGTTTGGTCCGAAGCGCTGCGCCATCGTTGGATTGTCCGCTTGGGGGCTAAGCACCTTCATCGCTGCGCTCGCCCCGAATTTCAGTGTGCTCTTTGTTTCACGAATTCTGCTAGGTTTCTCCGAAGCGTTCTTGTGGCCGGTCTCCAACTCGCTTACGGCTAGGTGGTTTCCACTCTCCGAGCGAGGCCGGGCAAAGTCCATTTGGATCAACGGCGTGAGTATCGGTTCGGCCATCGCTGGGTTTGTCGTGACTGCGCTCATCTCGGCGTTCGAATGGCGTGGCGTGTTTTGGTTTTTGACACTTGCGGCTCTGCTCATCTGTCTTCCAATGGTCGCATTCTTCACGGCGGACACACCGCATAAGCATTCGCGGGTATCGAAGGCGGAGCTCTCGCACATCCGAGCCCAACAACTTTCTGTCAACGCAGTCGCGTCGCCTTCTAGAACCCTCTCGACGCTGAACTACTGGTTGGTCGTTATCGCATTTACCGGGAACATCCTCGCCGTCTACGGACTGGGCAGTTGGTTTCCATCCTACATGGCCGTCTCCAAGCACTTTAGTCCCACGCTTACCAGCACCTACATGTTGATTACGTGGGGTGTGTCCATTCTTATGATGTTTTGGATTGGCGCTTATACCGACAGGACCCAGAAGAAGGCGTATTGGATCATCATCGGCTTTTTGGTCGCTTGCGTGTTTCTTGCCGTGTCTATCGAGAACGGCTCGCCAGTCGTCGACGCGCTGTTGGTCGGTGGCGCAATCGCATTCATTCAGGCGTTCACGACACCCATGTTGCACGGACTGCTGCACGATATGAGCCCGACAGAGCACATCGGGCGCAATACTGGGATCATGACTGGGCTCGCGAACATGGTCGCGGCGTTTGGTCCCGCGATCATGGGAGCCCTGATTACGACCGGCGCTGGAAGCTACCGAACGGCATTCGTCTTCCTCGTCATCTGTTTTGTGATTTCGGCTATCTGCTCCGCTATTCTGGTCGTTCGAGGCAAGTGA
- a CDS encoding tartrate dehydrogenase: MNLYSIAVIPGDGIGIEVVPAAIQVLDTVAEIHGGIRFDWTHFPWGCEYYLQHGTMMPQDGIDTLKSFDQIFLGAVGMPGLVPDHVSLSGLLLKIRRELEQTINVRPAKLLHGMKSPLAAPQDFDILVVRENSEGEYAEVGGRVHRNGEEMAIQSAVFTRKASERAMRYAFTLAAKRRGHVTSATKSNGIAYSMPFWDDVFRAVSQSYPDIQTASNHIDALAAFFVMKPHLLDVVVASNLFGDILTDLGGAIMGSIGIAPAANLNVERTYPSMFEPVHGSAPDIAGKGIANPLGQIWTSKLMLDFLGHEDLGEIVLGAMEDTLVDNVKTADLGGTSNLKEVTERVIEHVKLRAEKGVSITNRL, from the coding sequence ATGAACTTATATTCGATTGCAGTCATTCCGGGGGATGGGATCGGCATAGAGGTCGTCCCCGCAGCGATTCAAGTCCTGGACACGGTCGCAGAGATCCACGGCGGTATTCGGTTTGACTGGACTCACTTTCCTTGGGGGTGTGAGTACTACTTACAGCACGGAACCATGATGCCCCAAGATGGAATTGACACGCTAAAGTCCTTCGATCAAATCTTCCTTGGGGCAGTTGGAATGCCAGGTCTCGTACCCGATCACGTTTCTCTCAGCGGCCTCCTCCTCAAAATCCGCCGCGAACTGGAACAGACCATCAATGTGCGGCCTGCCAAACTTCTACATGGGATGAAGTCACCGCTCGCGGCGCCCCAGGACTTTGACATCCTCGTGGTACGTGAGAATTCGGAAGGGGAGTATGCCGAAGTCGGCGGGCGGGTGCACCGGAATGGTGAAGAAATGGCCATTCAGTCCGCCGTATTCACGCGCAAAGCATCGGAACGCGCCATGCGCTACGCATTCACTCTGGCAGCCAAGCGCCGTGGCCATGTGACGAGTGCGACGAAGTCCAACGGGATCGCATATAGTATGCCTTTCTGGGATGACGTGTTCCGCGCGGTGAGTCAGTCGTATCCGGACATACAGACGGCAAGCAACCACATCGACGCGCTCGCAGCCTTCTTTGTGATGAAGCCGCATCTGCTTGACGTCGTTGTCGCATCCAACCTATTTGGCGATATTTTGACCGATCTCGGTGGCGCCATCATGGGCAGCATTGGCATCGCACCGGCTGCCAATCTCAACGTCGAGCGCACCTATCCGTCGATGTTCGAGCCCGTACATGGATCGGCGCCGGATATCGCAGGGAAGGGAATCGCGAATCCGCTCGGCCAAATTTGGACCAGTAAACTCATGCTCGACTTCCTGGGTCACGAAGATCTCGGTGAGATCGTCCTAGGAGCTATGGAGGATACCCTGGTCGACAACGTGAAGACCGCCGATTTAGGCGGCACTTCGAATCTCAAAGAAGTGACTGAACGAGTGATAGAACACGTTAAGCTGCGGGCAGAGAAGGGCGTATCTATCACGAATCGGCTGTAA
- a CDS encoding MFS transporter has product MSTTPQLSVDSTTTSSIRWTRIAPTIFVFWFLGLLDKFAMGIIVTSKPFLHDMALSNQFALIGLLTTVVVFAQAAGNFLFGSLTDVLGPRRSAILGSLVWAMSTAISALAPNLLVMLVARTLLGLAEGYTWPVANSLTARWFPLSERGRAKAVWLSATCIGPGVSGYIVGSCLTVFSWRGVFWLLTGISLLICLPLILAFLKDYPAKDRRVSREELALIEADYHSNSPHQSEVPALLPHNKMGTANFWLATIAAIGISVSVWALAAWLPSYLANAKHLSLSLTKDYLLIAYFVALVANFVWGRIIDKTSRRALWGGLAFVVGGVLIFFAGELRAAPSILLLIVMVSLLYGVAQPVTQDYIHKIAHPSRMGLESGVMQGVSNVFASIGPTLMGALIGVAHGGYEYAFLFLVLIFFISASASFMLMRRGF; this is encoded by the coding sequence ATGAGTACGACACCGCAGCTGTCCGTGGATTCCACGACAACTAGCTCAATCCGCTGGACGAGAATCGCTCCAACCATCTTTGTATTTTGGTTTCTCGGACTGCTCGACAAGTTTGCGATGGGCATCATCGTGACAAGCAAACCGTTTCTGCATGACATGGCACTATCCAACCAGTTCGCATTGATTGGCCTATTGACGACCGTCGTCGTCTTCGCGCAGGCGGCAGGTAACTTTCTGTTTGGATCGCTGACTGATGTCCTTGGTCCGAGGCGTTCCGCCATTCTCGGAAGTCTCGTCTGGGCCATGAGCACAGCAATCTCAGCACTCGCTCCAAACCTGCTCGTGATGCTTGTCGCGAGAACGCTGCTCGGATTGGCTGAAGGGTATACGTGGCCTGTGGCCAACTCGCTGACCGCGCGATGGTTTCCGCTGTCCGAACGGGGCCGCGCGAAAGCCGTTTGGCTGAGCGCCACCTGTATTGGCCCAGGAGTTTCTGGGTATATCGTCGGCTCGTGCTTGACCGTCTTCTCGTGGCGGGGCGTGTTCTGGTTGCTCACAGGCATCTCGTTGCTGATATGCCTACCGCTCATTCTCGCGTTTCTGAAAGACTACCCTGCGAAGGATCGCCGTGTGAGTCGCGAGGAACTCGCCCTCATCGAGGCGGATTACCATTCGAATTCGCCTCACCAGAGTGAAGTCCCTGCACTGCTGCCACACAACAAGATGGGGACGGCCAACTTTTGGCTCGCCACCATCGCCGCTATCGGCATCTCCGTCTCCGTATGGGCACTTGCCGCCTGGTTGCCCAGTTATCTGGCCAATGCAAAACACCTGAGTCTCAGCCTTACGAAGGACTACCTGCTGATTGCCTACTTTGTGGCGCTCGTAGCCAACTTCGTTTGGGGACGCATCATCGACAAGACAAGTCGGCGGGCGCTGTGGGGAGGCTTGGCGTTTGTCGTCGGTGGCGTCTTGATTTTCTTTGCCGGAGAATTGCGAGCGGCGCCGAGCATCCTGTTGCTTATCGTCATGGTCTCCTTGCTCTATGGCGTGGCACAGCCTGTGACCCAAGATTATATCCACAAGATTGCGCACCCGTCTCGGATGGGGTTAGAGAGCGGGGTCATGCAAGGGGTTTCAAACGTCTTTGCGTCGATCGGTCCGACACTGATGGGTGCGCTCATCGGGGTTGCGCACGGCGGCTATGAATACGCGTTTTTATTCCTCGTGTTGATCTTCTTTATATCGGCGTCCGCCAGCTTCATGCTGATGCGACGAGGATTTTGA
- a CDS encoding aldehyde dehydrogenase family protein, which translates to MKKRLFINGEWVEAKQYTTLASPFTGESIAEIPVANDEEIDAAIEAANCASEVMAMMPAHKRASILAKLADLFEQRKEEAASVIAMEAAKPITTALAEVNRTILTYRFAAEEAKRIHGETLRLDAAPGGEGRVAYVVREPLGVIGAITPFNFPMNLVAHKVGPAIASGNTVVLKPASQTPLSAYFLAELLQEAGIPAGAFNVVTGSGRTVGDKLVTDPRIKMVTFTGSPEVGIGIRNKAGLKRVTLELGSNAAVIVDEGVNIDKIIPRCVNGAFSFQGQVCISLQRIYVHETLYDVFVEKLVAETEKLNIGDPLDPKTDVSALISSADVDRTLNWIEEAKQYGAKVAIGGKAEGNILHPTVILNAQPHMKVSCQEVFAPIVLINKISSVEEAFGIVNDSRYGLQAGIYTENVHTALDAAEKLHVGGVMINDIPTFRVDNMPYGGVKESGVGREGIKYAVEEMTEMKLVVFNRN; encoded by the coding sequence ATGAAGAAACGTCTTTTCATCAATGGAGAATGGGTGGAAGCAAAACAATATACAACGCTGGCATCCCCGTTTACTGGTGAATCTATCGCAGAAATCCCAGTGGCGAACGATGAGGAAATTGACGCCGCCATTGAAGCGGCCAATTGTGCAAGCGAAGTGATGGCCATGATGCCTGCCCACAAACGCGCAAGTATTTTGGCGAAATTGGCTGACCTCTTCGAACAACGCAAAGAGGAAGCGGCGTCCGTGATTGCGATGGAAGCAGCTAAACCAATCACCACTGCGCTTGCCGAAGTTAACCGCACCATTTTAACGTATCGATTTGCCGCGGAAGAAGCGAAACGCATTCACGGCGAAACCCTGCGCCTTGACGCGGCGCCGGGGGGAGAAGGCAGAGTTGCTTATGTGGTGCGTGAGCCACTCGGTGTCATTGGTGCGATCACCCCATTTAATTTCCCGATGAACCTGGTCGCACACAAAGTGGGACCCGCCATCGCCTCAGGAAATACGGTGGTCCTAAAGCCCGCTTCTCAGACCCCGCTTTCCGCTTATTTTCTTGCGGAACTGTTGCAGGAGGCTGGGATTCCTGCTGGTGCATTCAACGTGGTGACCGGCAGCGGACGAACCGTTGGTGACAAGCTCGTGACGGATCCGCGCATCAAAATGGTTACCTTTACGGGCAGCCCGGAGGTTGGAATCGGGATCCGGAACAAGGCTGGATTAAAACGCGTCACCCTAGAACTTGGTTCCAATGCGGCAGTCATCGTCGATGAAGGCGTGAACATCGACAAAATCATACCGCGGTGTGTAAACGGCGCGTTTTCGTTTCAAGGTCAAGTCTGTATTTCCTTGCAGCGCATCTACGTTCACGAAACCCTTTACGACGTGTTTGTGGAAAAATTGGTTGCTGAAACGGAGAAATTAAATATCGGCGATCCGCTCGATCCGAAAACAGACGTGTCCGCTTTGATCTCCTCTGCAGACGTCGACCGCACTTTGAATTGGATTGAAGAGGCCAAACAGTACGGAGCGAAGGTGGCGATAGGTGGCAAGGCAGAGGGGAACATCCTTCATCCGACCGTGATTTTGAACGCGCAACCGCACATGAAGGTTTCCTGCCAAGAGGTGTTTGCACCAATTGTACTCATCAACAAAATCTCGTCTGTCGAAGAGGCCTTTGGAATTGTAAATGATTCCCGCTACGGTTTGCAAGCTGGCATTTACACCGAGAACGTTCATACGGCGCTGGATGCTGCCGAAAAGTTGCATGTCGGCGGGGTGATGATTAACGATATTCCAACGTTCCGCGTCGACAACATGCCATACGGCGGGGTCAAGGAAAGCGGTGTGGGACGCGAAGGAATCAAATATGCGGTCGAGGAAATGACGGAAATGAAGCTGGTCGTCTTCAATCGCAATTAA
- a CDS encoding ABC transporter substrate-binding protein has protein sequence MKRKFFVAAASSVVISIGTLSGCATQTNNTTKATSTSAVSGGKIVIDEPDEISTLDPAIAYTLTDDEIVFQMYDQLVTYKPGTSTIAPDLATSWDISPDGKTYTFHLAKGVKFWNGDAVTAQSFIDEFERVLSKHVNSPGEGFIDPIIEGSTAYHNGQAKDVSGLSAPNDDTLVIKLTKPEPFFLQVLAQEFFSAVDMKYIDSVGNAAFAFKPMGTGPFELKSYQQGQMLKLVKNPHYFIPNKPKLDEVDISIQSNETISAMRFEQGTTAFIDYNQNIDSQDFISMMKNPKYKGDFYKEPLNTLGYLNINNQLGPFKNKLVRQAVNYAIDRQKLVQLQNGRATEAYQILPPNMPGYESNLPSSLKYSYNPQKAKELLREAGYGKGFSTEILTPNDESTVKLVQSIQADLDAVGIKTTIKPVTLSAYSPLAQSGKEPLVYEIWSQDFPDPYDFLDSFLNKRNIPSINFSFYDNPTVNKELDQAANMAQGPARISLYQKIQNQALADAALAPLYYPVQYAVVQPWVKGFYMNPVHLDPLQDISVVAH, from the coding sequence GTGAAGAGGAAATTCTTCGTTGCCGCTGCTAGTTCAGTCGTCATTTCAATTGGGACTTTAAGCGGTTGTGCTACACAGACGAACAATACAACCAAGGCGACGAGCACCAGCGCGGTATCGGGTGGAAAAATCGTCATCGATGAACCGGACGAAATCAGCACGTTGGATCCAGCGATTGCCTATACCCTGACCGATGATGAAATCGTGTTTCAAATGTATGATCAACTCGTTACGTACAAGCCAGGGACGAGTACCATCGCGCCCGATTTGGCGACGAGTTGGGACATTTCTCCGGATGGGAAGACGTACACGTTTCACCTCGCAAAAGGTGTGAAGTTTTGGAATGGAGACGCGGTGACCGCGCAGAGCTTTATTGACGAATTTGAACGCGTCTTGAGCAAGCACGTCAATTCCCCGGGGGAAGGATTTATTGATCCGATTATCGAGGGATCGACCGCATACCACAATGGTCAAGCCAAAGACGTCAGTGGCTTGTCGGCCCCGAACGACGACACCTTAGTCATCAAGTTGACCAAACCTGAACCATTCTTTTTACAAGTGCTTGCACAAGAATTCTTCTCAGCGGTCGATATGAAGTATATCGACTCTGTCGGGAACGCGGCGTTTGCCTTTAAACCTATGGGCACTGGACCGTTTGAATTGAAGTCGTATCAACAGGGACAAATGCTGAAGCTCGTCAAGAATCCGCACTATTTCATTCCGAATAAACCGAAGTTGGATGAGGTTGATATTTCCATTCAGTCGAACGAAACGATCTCCGCGATGCGCTTTGAGCAGGGTACGACCGCTTTTATCGACTACAACCAAAACATCGATTCACAAGACTTTATTTCAATGATGAAAAATCCAAAGTACAAGGGTGATTTTTATAAAGAGCCCTTGAATACACTCGGCTACCTGAACATCAACAACCAATTAGGTCCATTTAAAAATAAACTTGTGCGGCAAGCGGTCAACTACGCCATTGATCGGCAAAAGCTCGTGCAACTCCAAAATGGCCGCGCCACAGAGGCCTATCAAATTCTGCCGCCGAACATGCCAGGGTATGAGTCGAACCTGCCGAGCAGTCTAAAGTACTCGTATAACCCTCAAAAGGCGAAGGAACTGCTGCGTGAAGCTGGATATGGAAAAGGGTTTAGTACGGAAATCCTGACGCCAAACGACGAGTCGACTGTCAAACTGGTGCAATCTATCCAGGCCGATCTCGATGCTGTGGGGATCAAGACGACGATCAAGCCTGTTACGTTGAGCGCCTACAGTCCACTCGCACAGTCTGGAAAGGAACCTTTGGTGTATGAAATATGGTCTCAGGACTTCCCAGATCCGTATGATTTTCTAGATAGCTTCTTAAATAAGCGGAATATACCTAGTATTAACTTTTCATTCTACGACAATCCGACGGTGAACAAGGAGTTAGACCAGGCTGCGAACATGGCACAGGGCCCGGCTCGTATCTCCCTATATCAGAAAATACAAAATCAGGCCCTGGCGGACGCAGCCTTGGCACCGCTTTACTATCCGGTCCAGTACGCGGTTGTCCAGCCTTGGGTCAAGGGATTTTACATGAACCCTGTTCATCTCGATCCGCTCCAAGACATTTCGGTTGTCGCTCATTAG
- a CDS encoding IclR family transcriptional regulator yields the protein MSSDRDDFSLTSVRNALRILKCFSISEPEHRVTELSRRLGLSKSTVSRLMSTLAKEGFIVQDEVSRVYRLGLPVLSLSTTLKVTNEVLQEAGPVLKSLVNRVGETAQLVVLDQLDVFYFDVVECNYPIRHVSRVGTRGPSYCTSSGKVLLAAQDADVINQVIGEGLAPLTKNTITNPNAFRAELKKIREQGYAISAEERYQGVMAAAAPVYDRNGNIVAAVNIVGPSHRMVPRNLSYFAHHAMRAASEIGRNLHL from the coding sequence GTGTCGAGCGATCGCGATGATTTCTCACTTACTTCTGTACGAAACGCACTTCGAATTCTGAAATGTTTCTCAATTTCCGAACCAGAACACCGCGTCACCGAGTTATCCCGTCGGCTTGGACTGAGCAAAAGTACGGTTAGCCGCCTAATGTCGACTCTGGCGAAAGAAGGATTCATCGTTCAGGACGAGGTTTCACGCGTCTATCGTCTGGGCCTGCCAGTGCTTTCTCTATCGACAACGCTCAAAGTGACGAATGAGGTGTTGCAGGAAGCCGGGCCCGTGCTGAAAAGCCTCGTGAACCGTGTCGGTGAAACGGCACAGCTCGTCGTGCTGGACCAATTGGACGTATTTTACTTCGACGTCGTCGAGTGCAATTACCCAATTCGCCATGTCTCCCGCGTGGGCACTCGCGGCCCCTCCTATTGCACGAGTTCCGGCAAAGTACTGCTCGCCGCACAGGACGCGGATGTGATCAACCAAGTGATCGGTGAGGGCCTCGCTCCCTTGACCAAAAATACGATTACGAATCCGAACGCATTTCGAGCCGAGCTGAAGAAAATACGGGAACAAGGATACGCCATCAGCGCTGAAGAGCGTTATCAGGGAGTGATGGCCGCCGCCGCGCCCGTCTACGACAGGAACGGAAACATCGTCGCTGCCGTCAATATCGTTGGTCCAAGTCATCGAATGGTGCCGCGCAACCTCTCCTACTTTGCTCATCATGCGATGAGAGCGGCTTCCGAGATCGGTCGCAATTTACATTTGTGA